The Mycoplasmopsis equigenitalium genome contains a region encoding:
- the ybeY gene encoding rRNA maturation RNase YbeY: MKNEEIEINVSNNVDASEVFETDLQTITTLFREYFNLKNKIVVDVIIETPEEIHRLNKAYRQVDKTTDVLSFGLDALDLYKNLDILPLGEVYLNYDQVQKQAIEYNHSLRREFCYLYLHSLLHLYGYDHIEEDEAKEMNAIAETIMSRAGIERA; the protein is encoded by the coding sequence ATGCGAGTGAGGTTTTCGAAACTGATTTACAGACAATAACAACACTTTTTCGTGAATATTTCAACCTAAAAAACAAAATTGTTGTTGATGTAATCATCGAAACACCTGAAGAAATTCATCGCTTAAATAAAGCATATCGCCAAGTTGATAAAACCACTGATGTTTTATCATTTGGATTAGATGCTTTAGATTTGTACAAAAATCTTGATATTTTACCACTTGGCGAAGTTTACCTTAACTACGACCAGGTGCAAAAACAAGCAATTGAATACAATCACTCTTTAAGACGCGAATTTTGCTACTTATATCTTCATTCACTACTTCATCTTTACGGATATGACCATATCGAAGAAGATGAAGCAAAAGAAATGAATGCAATTGCAGAAACAATTATGTCTCGAGCGGGAATTGAAAGGGCTTAA